The Amaranthus tricolor cultivar Red isolate AtriRed21 chromosome 2, ASM2621246v1, whole genome shotgun sequence genome contains the following window.
GACATTTGGAGAGATCATCAGTCATTTCAGTAGTACCATGGGCAGATTTATCTGAATATAATACACAGGCCCTGCACAATGAATTAGCTTTAGTTGTGCTGACATTATGTAAGACCCATTGATTGAAGCTGTGCCAAAAGAGGGAAGGCCAGTGCATGTAACAAGGCTAGATACCTTGGCAAAGAAGTATGTGGTCTCTCGGGTGGAGCACCAGTTGAACCATTCTTGTAGTGTTCCTCAAGGTAAGCAAACTGCTTTTTGAAGTGATCAACAGCACTACAtgcaaatattaagaaaaggaTTATCATCATCGACTTTCAGTGTTTAACAAGGTATCTAGTATtccctccgttccttaaagaagttcccATTTGCCATTTTGATTGTTCCATTTGTTGTTTCCATAAGgcatctttctatttatatcacaaattttagacaaaaataaccttgttcattcatattttaatatgttaataatgcttatggtccccACTTATATTccactaatttcattttaacaattttattttttttatggtccacacatgtttcccactaactttataaaaatttttctATTAGTCATGGTTCCcatgtttttttccactaactttgttttaatattttttaaaaatatttatggtCCCCACTTTTCCTCTATcaaattcattattcaataaaataatatatccactatctacaaaattttatttttcttaatcccCGTGTACATTCCTTGTGGGAACTTCATTAAGAAAGATAAAACTGTGTCACCATTTACACAAGAGTAAAGGATAGCAAGTTACATTTGGCTTTTGATGTATCACTGGAGCATTAAACTAATTAATACATGAATTATGAGCAGCTGTACCACAACATGTGAAGTATTCATTAGAATGATACCTGGGATACATGAAGCTAGTTGGCTCTGAACCATCTAAATACTCCTTCAACATCTTAGGGTGATATTCAAGAGTCTCTCGGTATATGAGCTCTCTTACATCTTCTTTTGTCACTCTACGTCTCTCAAATTCAAACTCCATTTTCGTAACAGGCTGGGCAGAAGGCTCTCTTTCAACCTTAGCCAAGCCCTTAAAGTATGGATCTGCAAGAGCCTGAAAGCATGCAGCAACCAACGTCAATCAAAGAGTTCAACGGTATTCAAATTTCAAGAGCGTATAGCAATTTATGTCCAATCGGATTTCCGGGCAACACAGAAAGCAAAGCTCACCTCTTCAGCAGTAGGGCGGTCCTTAGGCTCAAATGCAAGCATTCTTTCCAACAAACGAAGGGCAAGAGGGTCAGCATAAGGAAATTTGTGGGAGAAAGGAATTGGTTTCTTCTTGCGCATGCTGCTCAAGTATCGTCTAGCTTTCTCATTGCGTATCTGAAAGAGGGtgataaaagcaaaaaaaattaatcatcaaGAACAATAAATCTGACCATGCAAATCAACAATTTCATTAGAAACACCCTAAAAGAAACAGACCCGAGCGATGGCTTCAGCAGATGGAGTTCCCAACAATTCAGTCATAAGGTCCAGTTGGTGGACTACATTCTTTCCGGGAAACAAAGGTTTCCCAGTAAGCAGTTCAGCAAAGATACACCCAATGCTCCAAATATCTATCGCTGGTGTGTACTGTAGATAGATGATGCAAAAATGAGAATTggtattacaataataacaatgaaaaaACTTGCATTTTCCCACAAGAGTCAATAAGATAAAGCTTGATAATAGCTTAAGCTACGGTCTAGACTCTAGACTGAAGCTTTTGCAACCTTGTGACACGAAGATCTTTTCGGAGCAACGGTAAATAGTAACCTAACTCAATGGAGTGGGGATACAAgaggatgatgaatgaacataAAAAGACAACCAATGCCTTAGACTTGGAAACAAACAATCGCACAAAGACAAAATCATCATATGTATTTCAAAAAAAGATCTCCAGAGAtgattttaacaaatttgtaaTTGGTTGGTACAAGTTCACTTACGACTAAATATGGGAATGGATAACTTTGAAAAAGTAGAGAATAGTAGTACGTGGCTGTTACTACATATATGCCAAGTTTTCCATATTTCACGGCTGTACAAGGCGACTGAATATTGTTATTATGCATGATCTATTGATCATGATGGATATGGTATCAATTTAATTGCTAGTGCTCTAGGCGATATAGTTCTAAGTAGCACCACAAGAATTTTGGTCCTGATTTCTAATAGTATGTTGAAGGCACCACAAGAACAATCTccagagattaaaaaaaaaacggttCATGCAAGAGACCgcattttttgaaattaatgtTTTGGTATTGACGTTGATGTTGTCTTGAATAAGATTTCAGATCTTCAGTGTCTACAATCACTAGTAAcctttcatgtcaaacaaaggTCACTTTTTTATCAATCAGAAAATTGTGTTACAATCACTACAAGCAGACGAGAGGCTTGCAACTCTCACAAAATGAGTATAAAACTTAACCTACAAGTGTAATACAATTTTctatatctttttttatttcctcTAATCCTTATCTACACTAATATACTCTATAACTATCTAATACTAAAATACTCATAATACCCTAATATCTAATGTATGACGGATTATTACTTGAAATTCAATTATATATCGCGTGAATTCATAGTCGTAAGCCTGTGAATAACCATCTATCTTGACATATTTTGTCAATTGAGCAACAAAAGTTTTGCTTCCATGAGAGGCTTATCAGTTTATTTTCCTTGTTTGAGTAAACTGGTCTGATCAAACCATGTGAATTCTTTATACATGTAAAGTTGCAAATACATTTGCTACTTGATTTGAAATAGCGTATTTGTTATCTAGAACAAGGGCAAAATTACTTACATTTGACCCCTCCAAACCCATCTCGGTAACAGCCTagatgggagccacttaatggcatcgGGATGGTGAAATGTTAAGTAAGCTTATTTAAGATTTATACCAAACCCTTGTATTTGGCATGTACAACCAAAACCAAGTCTTTTGAAACTGATTTTTACGTGAATAAGGCCTTTGTGAATTCAAGCATAATAGaatacaaaataacaaaaaatgtGAATATGGATTCTTAGacaataacaatttttttatttaattatattattatttgattttagaaGTTTTGATTtatagtattaattaattaagtatccAATATCTACGACATTGGACTATGAGATATCAAGTAAAGAAGATAAATAGCTaagtaaaaaaagattaaaaaatattgGACTATCATAGTCGGGAACTGCCAACCATTCctttaatttgttttggtgcCTAACTTTTGAATTTAGGGTTTCAAAAACACTTgacaaacattttttttctatgaacgAGTTCATTTTCCCTCAAGGGAGGTCAGCCCAAGTAGATTGGGATCAAATGTCGAGTCCGAGCATTACAGCATTACATCATTACGACAAACATAACATTCCTTGTAACTTCTAAAAGGGGCAACCATCGATAAAAGCTACACAACCACATTACATACATAGGACTCAAaacttttaagatttttggAATCATTTGATAATGTTGATATACTCCATGATTGTAACAAACAAATTACTTTAAGAGCTTTGAAAGTGATCCCTTAGTTTAAAGGCTACGAAAACATCAATATACAAGGATAAATGCATGAGCAGAGCTCATCATGTGCAAACAAGAGCCTCTTATGCCCGTCTTTGTTCCTAAAACATTTGCGCCGTAGTAAGATTGATGGAACATCACAAGACGACAAGGAATATacatttgaatttttctttCTCTCACACAAATAATGAGTTCACAGTGATCCTCACTTTTTCCAAGTCAataaaatacatttcatagtaCATATACATCTATACATACTAAGAAGAATACACTGTATGTGGATACAATATTAAAAAGTATCCAAATCTTAGACCACATGACTAGATAAAGCCAACaagaaaaaaggaaagaggGGCTATCATCCACACCAATGTCAAAAGAAGACAATCTAAACCGGAGCAGAGCGAGTTAATGTAGTTAGAAGTTAGAGCCGTACCTTGGAGAAGAAGGATCCACACAATTCAGGAGCCCTGTACCATCTTGTTGCCACATAATCCTAACATCCAACAAGTAGGGAATTATCAAACAATAATGCACATCAATAAAGTAAACCAGGAATATAAAAAAAGGTAGAATGaacgaaaaaaaattacacttGAGTTCAATGGAATTAACATACTGTCCAAAAAATAGCAGTAGGCGTGTCATTAAACGCCACCCTTGCGAGACCAAAATCACAGATCTTGAGTTTACAATCAGCATTAGCTAAAATATTCTTTGGTTTCAAGTCTCGATGGAAGACATTGGCTACAAAGAAGAGTAATAGTTATGAGAACAAGGAATAAGTCTCCTCTTAAAGTTTCTAGCTTTCTAAAACTATCCACATTCAACAAGGAATACTACTAAATAGAAATGGCTCAAATATACCAGTGTGAATGTATTTTAAGCCTCGAAGGAGCTGATACAGAAAGAATTGATAATGCTCGGGAGTCAAATCGTCATTTGCTTTGATGACTTGATGCAGGTCAGACTCCATCAACTCGAACACAACATATATATCTTTAAATTCTCTTCTTGAAGGAGGCAACAGAATGTGCTTGATTTCCACAATGTCTGGATGACGCAGAAGCCGGAGAAGTTTAATTTCACGTAAAATTCGAGTGGCATCAGACACATGCTCGAAAATATCATTTATCTTCTTAATTGCTACTTTCTCTCCAAGATGAGTGTCATATGCAGAACACACAACACCGTAACTTCCTTTACCAATCACCTCTTCTATCTTATACCGGCTACCCTCACCATATTCAGTAAAGAAGTCCATGTCCACAGATGTCTGCAGCCACAAATTATGACACTATATTATAGCCTAATATAAATCAGTGATCCATTTCAAGATACCATTTTTTCTCTTTAGAAGAAAATTTCATGTCCACATAATATCAAACAAAGCATACATATTCACGACTTTCATCATAACaagaaagaatttgaaaagacAACGACACTTTGTTTTAGTGGAGGGAAATGGAAGGATTGCATTTCCTTTATTAGGATACCAAAAGAAGAGGGGGTAATTGGACGTAAGGGAAGTGGAGCGAACAACTCCTTGACATTATAAACAAGTAAATCTTTCCGGCGTTGTAAAGATTTGGAAGAAAAACACAGCATTTTTCCCTCTCCTTATCCCCTCTTCCCCTTCCTTCCCCTCCAAAAATATTATCCAAACATAAGTGCGTCAATTGCTTTGTTAAACCAACTGCCCCATATTGTGCAAACAACTTAAATGAGAGAAGTAattcaatgaaaaacaaaaacacaaagaCATATTAGGGACCAATATACACTTATCAAGTCATAATCCACAACACACTTACACCTATCAAGATTACTTCAAAAATGAATCCAAGGAGTTAAAAACCatcatttaacaactttataCAGCGGAAAATCACAGGAATCACTAGTCATCGTCATCATCCCAATAAGTCCCGGCCAAGGCATGGTCTGGGTgaaaacagaagcaacaaggAACGTAACAAGGCAAAAGATCCTCAACATTGATCCACAATAAATTCACATCCATTGGGCTCCTTAGATACTGTCCAATGCAACTTATTACAAAAGCAAACACAAGTTATAGTTACATTTTAATCAAATGCAGTATATTCATCCAACAAGAACATCAATTATCCAAACTTCCCAGAGTTAGAACTTTAACCAAGTATGTAGCCTTCTATGAAAAATAATGGATAATTAGTTCTTTTCTTATACCTTTTTCCTTTGATCAGGCTGCATTTTTGCCACAAGATCCAAACAAGGCAATAAATTGGATCCAAATGATGAGTGCTTGAACCAGCTAACAGAAATCGCTCAAACCCCAGATCAGAATTTCAGAACCGCCCTAAAAAGTGGCAAAATTAAATGATGTGATCCTGGCTATGAACTTTGAAGTAAAACGACAAACAAAAACATCTTTAATTCTCACCAAAACCCAAATCAAGGAACATCGTTTCAACATAAATGGAAACCAAGAGTGTTCTTAAGAGCACAAAAGTAGAAAA
Protein-coding sequences here:
- the LOC130804100 gene encoding mitogen-activated protein kinase 16-like is translated as MQPDQRKKTSVDMDFFTEYGEGSRYKIEEVIGKGSYGVVCSAYDTHLGEKVAIKKINDIFEHVSDATRILREIKLLRLLRHPDIVEIKHILLPPSRREFKDIYVVFELMESDLHQVIKANDDLTPEHYQFFLYQLLRGLKYIHTANVFHRDLKPKNILANADCKLKICDFGLARVAFNDTPTAIFWTDYVATRWYRAPELCGSFFSKYTPAIDIWSIGCIFAELLTGKPLFPGKNVVHQLDLMTELLGTPSAEAIARIRNEKARRYLSSMRKKKPIPFSHKFPYADPLALRLLERMLAFEPKDRPTAEEALADPYFKGLAKVEREPSAQPVTKMEFEFERRRVTKEDVRELIYRETLEYHPKMLKEYLDGSEPTSFMYPSAVDHFKKQFAYLEEHYKNGSTGAPPERPHTSLPRACVLYSDKSAHGTTEMTDDLSKCHIKEVEKQHADRNGGIPMTRLPLQVPQNVQGAAARPGKVVSSLLRYNNCGAAATAEMMDRRVIRNPSIPAQYGTSSGSYPKRNNGCKNERGEEDDSLEGSNGLQAKPQYLARKIAAAQGVPAAQWY